In the Nerophis ophidion isolate RoL-2023_Sa linkage group LG19, RoL_Noph_v1.0, whole genome shotgun sequence genome, one interval contains:
- the fundc1 gene encoding FUN14 domain-containing protein 1 — protein sequence MAKHNTDAADEIYDKVVDLTEYAKRQRWWNRLFGKTSGPVAEKYSVATQLAIGGVSGWCAGYLFQKVGKVAATSVGGGLLLLQIANNSGYIQVDWKRVEKDINKAKKQIKKNTDSAGPELNTLVERSTEFVKKNIMVTSGFIGGFLLGLAC from the exons ATGGCGAAGCACAACACCG ATGCGGCGGATGAGATCTACGACAAAGTGGTGGATTTGACGGAATACGCCAAACGTCAGCGATGGTGGAATCGTCTGTTTGGCAAGACATCCGGCCCGGTAGCAGAGAAATACTCTGTTGCCACACAATTAGCCATAGGAGGAGTGAGTGGATG GTGTGCAGGTTACCTCTTCCAGAAGGTTGGAAAAGTTGCTGCAACTTCTGTTGGAGGAGGACTCCTGTTACTGCAG ATAGCAAACAATAGCGGTTACATCCAAGTTGACTGGAAAAGAGTAGAGAAGGACATCAACAAAGCTAAAAAGCAAATCAAGAAGAACACAGACAGTGCGGGTCCGGAGTTGAACACGTTAGTTGAGAGG TCCACAGAGTTCGTGAAGAAAAACATCATGGTCACAAGCGGCTTCATCGGAGGCTTCCTGCTCGGCTTGGCGTGCTAG
- the efhc2 gene encoding EF-hand domain-containing family member C2 isoform X3: MALPFLPGNSCKELLKDKFHKSQHFDYSSDVPFLAGIEKPGIGGELLLGQKFKPKYSVYPRGATGGLPSWVAFDKQALCFEAYFQEAVPEAPNETYRIRKCKIYFYLEDDTMQVVEPEYKNSGIPQGTLIRRQRIPLPLPKEEQFFNVFHFNLNQEIVLFSHTFTTTDCDQFTRNFLTKCGVILNDPIPVPEDPYRSLREKIEKSMSPRRPYEKRDTLKQFLDHDRKVLRFFCFWDDSKVIFGELRELVLHYFLADDTIEIREVIPPNSGRVSVSKFLRRSKLPKRVSNQLVLPGEVTNRTVLNVLASTRQGDRYMLDSLKTGAIQEEFYKDFDLTVGGELNVWGRNVIIADCDDFTKDYYRSKYGIEDFTPVQYKAAVPPKPQRLVPPYNGFGSEEDSLSSCQRLLPKPPQKDRHKFMEYDRRGLESNVLTFHAKMVTTSHVDSEREFIISFYLSDNSISVFERSQKNSGVLGGMFLARGRVKKPGQELFKSEPSEYFTAHDLYVGAAICLNNRQFQLLDADEYTFKYFEKHAEQFPKADIGIILGKLRSIPEEKQRELRNFLALGDPANTGFVAFASFRDLLMGMDCGLTEHEVLVLGRSFAEHKQSEVDVGLMLAVAQDFLRKKDFDQLPDMARVFEHSDPNKTGRISLKGVTAICKTFQLPVSDNLLTCLLHKFADGDQIDYTALLAGINWLEDPAPPVTPDDTLKRNVPNKRMLSEKKQDLFPGVSNTADPESAASA; this comes from the exons ATGGCGCTTCCATTTCTACCTGGAAATTCTTGTAAAGAG CTGCTAAAGGACAAATTCCACAAATCCCAACATTTTGACTACTCCAGCGATGTTCCTTTCCTGGCCGGGATAGAGAAGCCCGGCATCGGAGGCGAGCTGTTGCTGGGACAGAAGTTCAAACCGAAGTATTCCGTCTATCCCAGAGGAGCAACGGGTGGATTGCCATCATGGGTGGCTTTTGACAAACAG GCGCTGTGTTTTGAGGCGTACTTCCAGGAGGCGGTGCCAGAAGCTCCCAATGAGACCTACAGGATCCGCAAGTGTAAGATCTACTTCTACCTGGAGGACGATACCATGCAAGTGGTGGAACCAGAGTATAAAAACAGTGGAATCCCTCAAG GAACTCTAATTCGTCGCCAACGCATCCCACTGCCGCTGCCCAAGGAGGAACAGTTCTTCAACGTGTTCCACTTTAACCTCAACCAGGAGATAGTGCTGTTCTCTCACACATTCACCACCACCGACTGTGATCAGTTCACAAGGAACTTTCTCACCAAATGTGGCGTAATTCTCAATGACCCCATCCCTGTGCCAGAGGACCCCTATCGCAGCCTCAGGGAAAAG ATAGAGAAAAGCATGAGTCCCCGGCGGCCATATGAGAAGCGAGACACTCTGAAACAGTTCCTGGACCACGACCGCAAAGTCCTCCGTTTCTTTTGCTTCTGGGACGACAGCAAGGTCATCTTCGGAGAGCTTCGAGAACTGGTGCTGCACTACTTCCTGGCCGATGACACCATAGAGATCAGGGAGGTGATCCCACCAAATTCTGGGAGAGTCTCCGTGTCAAAATTCCTCCGTCGAAGCAAACTACCCAAA CGTGTTTCAAACCAGTTGGTGCTACCAGGAGAGGTGACGAACCGCACCGTGCTCAACGTGTTGGCCTCCACCAGGCAAGGAGATCGCTACATGCTGGATAGTCTCAAA ACAGGAGCTATTCAGGAGGAGTTCTACAAGGACTTTGATCTGACGGTAGGCGGCGAGCTGAACGTGTGGGGCAGGAACGTGATCATCGCTGACTGTGATGACTTCACCAAAGACTACTACCGCTCCAAATATGGCATAG AAGACTTCACCCCGGTACAGTACAAAGCTGCCGTACCCCCCAAACCCCAGAGGCTTGTACCTCCGTATAACGGCTTTGGCTCAGAGGAGGACTCGCTAAGCTCCTGCCAGCGCCTGCTTCCCAAACCCCCACAGAAAGATCGCCACAAATTCATGGAGTATGATAG ACGTGGCCTTGAGAGCAATGTGCTGACATTCCATGCCAAGATGGTGACCACCAGTCATGTGGACAGCGAGAGGGAGTTCATCATCTCCTTCTACCTGAGCGACAACTCTATCAGCGTGTTTGAGCGCTCTCAAAAGAATTCAG GTGTACTTGGCGGCATGTTTCTGGCCAGGGGCCGCGTGAAGAAACCAGGACAGGAGTTGTTTAAGAGCGAGCCCTCAGAGTACTTCACAGCCCATGATCTGTATGTAGGAGCCGCCATCTGCCTCAACAACAGGCAGTTCCAACTCCTCGATGCTGATGAGTACACCTTCAAGTACTTTGAAAAACATGCCGAGCAG TTCCCCAAGGCCGATATAGGCATCATCCTGGGTAAATTACGATCAATTCCAGAGGAGAAGCAGCGGGAGCTCCGTAACTTTCTGGCTCTCGGCGACCCCGCCAACACCGGCTTTGTTGCCTTTGCATCCTTCAG GGACCTACTGATGGGTATGGACTGCGGTCTGACGGAGCATGAGGTTCTGGTGCTTGGCCGATCCTTCGCCGAGCACAAGCAGTCTGAGGTGGATGTGGGCCTGATGCTGGCCGTGGCCCAGGACTTCCTCAGGAAGAAGGACTTTGACCAGCTGCCCGACATGGCCCGAGTGTTCGAACACAGCGACCCAAACAA AACAGGCCGCATCTCCCTTAAAGGGGTGACGGCCATCTGCAAGACCTTCCAGCTTCCTGTGTCTGACAACCTGCTCACATGTCTGCTCCACAA GTTTGCAGACGGCGACCAGATCGACTACACTGCCTTACTGGCTGGTATCAACTGGCTGGAGGACCCTGCTCCCCCAGTGACGCCTGACGACACTTTAAAG AGGAACGTGCCAAACAAAAGAATGCTGTCTGAGAAAAAACAG GACCTCTTCCCCGGCGTCTCCAACACGGCTGACCCGGAGAGCGCCGCGTCAGCGTAG
- the efhc2 gene encoding EF-hand domain-containing family member C2 isoform X2: MALPFLPGNSCKELLKDKFHKSQHFDYSSDVPFLAGIEKPGIGGELLLGQKFKPKYSVYPRGATGGLPSWVAFDKQALCFEAYFQEAVPEAPNETYRIRKCKIYFYLEDDTMQVVEPEYKNSGIPQGTLIRRQRIPLPLPKEEQFFNVFHFNLNQEIVLFSHTFTTTDCDQFTRNFLTKCGVILNDPIPVPEDPYRSLREKIEKSMSPRRPYEKRDTLKQFLDHDRKVLRFFCFWDDSKVIFGELRELVLHYFLADDTIEIREVIPPNSGRVSVSKFLRRSKLPKRVSNQLVLPGEVTNRTVLNVLASTRQGDRYMLDSLKTGAIQEEFYKDFDLTVGGELNVWGRNVIIADCDDFTKDYYRSKYGIEDFTPVQYKAAVPPKPQRLVPPYNGFGSEEDSLSSCQRLLPKPPQKDRHKFMEYDRLDQSYHCKMVTTSHVDSEREFIISFYLSDNSISVFERSQKNSGVLGGMFLARGRVKKPGQELFKSEPSEYFTAHDLYVGAAICLNNRQFQLLDADEYTFKYFEKHAEQFPKADIGIILGKLRSIPEEKQRELRNFLALGDPANTGFVAFASFRDLLMGMDCGLTEHEVLVLGRSFAEHKQSEVDVGLMLAVAQDFLRKKDFDQLPDMARVFEHSDPNKTGRISLKGVTAICKTFQLPVSDNLLTCLLHKFADGDQIDYTALLAGINWLEDPAPPVTPDDTLKFDVKMRSDARGVKNLHYFSLLQDLFPGVSNTADPESAASA, from the exons ATGGCGCTTCCATTTCTACCTGGAAATTCTTGTAAAGAG CTGCTAAAGGACAAATTCCACAAATCCCAACATTTTGACTACTCCAGCGATGTTCCTTTCCTGGCCGGGATAGAGAAGCCCGGCATCGGAGGCGAGCTGTTGCTGGGACAGAAGTTCAAACCGAAGTATTCCGTCTATCCCAGAGGAGCAACGGGTGGATTGCCATCATGGGTGGCTTTTGACAAACAG GCGCTGTGTTTTGAGGCGTACTTCCAGGAGGCGGTGCCAGAAGCTCCCAATGAGACCTACAGGATCCGCAAGTGTAAGATCTACTTCTACCTGGAGGACGATACCATGCAAGTGGTGGAACCAGAGTATAAAAACAGTGGAATCCCTCAAG GAACTCTAATTCGTCGCCAACGCATCCCACTGCCGCTGCCCAAGGAGGAACAGTTCTTCAACGTGTTCCACTTTAACCTCAACCAGGAGATAGTGCTGTTCTCTCACACATTCACCACCACCGACTGTGATCAGTTCACAAGGAACTTTCTCACCAAATGTGGCGTAATTCTCAATGACCCCATCCCTGTGCCAGAGGACCCCTATCGCAGCCTCAGGGAAAAG ATAGAGAAAAGCATGAGTCCCCGGCGGCCATATGAGAAGCGAGACACTCTGAAACAGTTCCTGGACCACGACCGCAAAGTCCTCCGTTTCTTTTGCTTCTGGGACGACAGCAAGGTCATCTTCGGAGAGCTTCGAGAACTGGTGCTGCACTACTTCCTGGCCGATGACACCATAGAGATCAGGGAGGTGATCCCACCAAATTCTGGGAGAGTCTCCGTGTCAAAATTCCTCCGTCGAAGCAAACTACCCAAA CGTGTTTCAAACCAGTTGGTGCTACCAGGAGAGGTGACGAACCGCACCGTGCTCAACGTGTTGGCCTCCACCAGGCAAGGAGATCGCTACATGCTGGATAGTCTCAAA ACAGGAGCTATTCAGGAGGAGTTCTACAAGGACTTTGATCTGACGGTAGGCGGCGAGCTGAACGTGTGGGGCAGGAACGTGATCATCGCTGACTGTGATGACTTCACCAAAGACTACTACCGCTCCAAATATGGCATAG AAGACTTCACCCCGGTACAGTACAAAGCTGCCGTACCCCCCAAACCCCAGAGGCTTGTACCTCCGTATAACGGCTTTGGCTCAGAGGAGGACTCGCTAAGCTCCTGCCAGCGCCTGCTTCCCAAACCCCCACAGAAAGATCGCCACAAATTCATGGAGTATGATAGGTTGGATCAGTCATACCACTGCAAA ATGGTGACCACCAGTCATGTGGACAGCGAGAGGGAGTTCATCATCTCCTTCTACCTGAGCGACAACTCTATCAGCGTGTTTGAGCGCTCTCAAAAGAATTCAG GTGTACTTGGCGGCATGTTTCTGGCCAGGGGCCGCGTGAAGAAACCAGGACAGGAGTTGTTTAAGAGCGAGCCCTCAGAGTACTTCACAGCCCATGATCTGTATGTAGGAGCCGCCATCTGCCTCAACAACAGGCAGTTCCAACTCCTCGATGCTGATGAGTACACCTTCAAGTACTTTGAAAAACATGCCGAGCAG TTCCCCAAGGCCGATATAGGCATCATCCTGGGTAAATTACGATCAATTCCAGAGGAGAAGCAGCGGGAGCTCCGTAACTTTCTGGCTCTCGGCGACCCCGCCAACACCGGCTTTGTTGCCTTTGCATCCTTCAG GGACCTACTGATGGGTATGGACTGCGGTCTGACGGAGCATGAGGTTCTGGTGCTTGGCCGATCCTTCGCCGAGCACAAGCAGTCTGAGGTGGATGTGGGCCTGATGCTGGCCGTGGCCCAGGACTTCCTCAGGAAGAAGGACTTTGACCAGCTGCCCGACATGGCCCGAGTGTTCGAACACAGCGACCCAAACAA AACAGGCCGCATCTCCCTTAAAGGGGTGACGGCCATCTGCAAGACCTTCCAGCTTCCTGTGTCTGACAACCTGCTCACATGTCTGCTCCACAA GTTTGCAGACGGCGACCAGATCGACTACACTGCCTTACTGGCTGGTATCAACTGGCTGGAGGACCCTGCTCCCCCAGTGACGCCTGACGACACTTTAAAG TTCGACGTGAAAATGCGCAGTGATGCCCGCGGAGTAAAAAACCTCCATTACTTCTCCCTGCTGCAGGACCTCTTCCCCGGCGTCTCCAACACGGCTGACCCGGAGAGCGCCGCGTCAGCGTAG
- the efhc2 gene encoding EF-hand domain-containing family member C2 isoform X1, whose translation MALPFLPGNSCKELLKDKFHKSQHFDYSSDVPFLAGIEKPGIGGELLLGQKFKPKYSVYPRGATGGLPSWVAFDKQALCFEAYFQEAVPEAPNETYRIRKCKIYFYLEDDTMQVVEPEYKNSGIPQGTLIRRQRIPLPLPKEEQFFNVFHFNLNQEIVLFSHTFTTTDCDQFTRNFLTKCGVILNDPIPVPEDPYRSLREKIEKSMSPRRPYEKRDTLKQFLDHDRKVLRFFCFWDDSKVIFGELRELVLHYFLADDTIEIREVIPPNSGRVSVSKFLRRSKLPKRVSNQLVLPGEVTNRTVLNVLASTRQGDRYMLDSLKTGAIQEEFYKDFDLTVGGELNVWGRNVIIADCDDFTKDYYRSKYGIEDFTPVQYKAAVPPKPQRLVPPYNGFGSEEDSLSSCQRLLPKPPQKDRHKFMEYDRRGLESNVLTFHAKMVTTSHVDSEREFIISFYLSDNSISVFERSQKNSGVLGGMFLARGRVKKPGQELFKSEPSEYFTAHDLYVGAAICLNNRQFQLLDADEYTFKYFEKHAEQFPKADIGIILGKLRSIPEEKQRELRNFLALGDPANTGFVAFASFRDLLMGMDCGLTEHEVLVLGRSFAEHKQSEVDVGLMLAVAQDFLRKKDFDQLPDMARVFEHSDPNKTGRISLKGVTAICKTFQLPVSDNLLTCLLHKFADGDQIDYTALLAGINWLEDPAPPVTPDDTLKFDVKMRSDARGVKNLHYFSLLQDLFPGVSNTADPESAASA comes from the exons ATGGCGCTTCCATTTCTACCTGGAAATTCTTGTAAAGAG CTGCTAAAGGACAAATTCCACAAATCCCAACATTTTGACTACTCCAGCGATGTTCCTTTCCTGGCCGGGATAGAGAAGCCCGGCATCGGAGGCGAGCTGTTGCTGGGACAGAAGTTCAAACCGAAGTATTCCGTCTATCCCAGAGGAGCAACGGGTGGATTGCCATCATGGGTGGCTTTTGACAAACAG GCGCTGTGTTTTGAGGCGTACTTCCAGGAGGCGGTGCCAGAAGCTCCCAATGAGACCTACAGGATCCGCAAGTGTAAGATCTACTTCTACCTGGAGGACGATACCATGCAAGTGGTGGAACCAGAGTATAAAAACAGTGGAATCCCTCAAG GAACTCTAATTCGTCGCCAACGCATCCCACTGCCGCTGCCCAAGGAGGAACAGTTCTTCAACGTGTTCCACTTTAACCTCAACCAGGAGATAGTGCTGTTCTCTCACACATTCACCACCACCGACTGTGATCAGTTCACAAGGAACTTTCTCACCAAATGTGGCGTAATTCTCAATGACCCCATCCCTGTGCCAGAGGACCCCTATCGCAGCCTCAGGGAAAAG ATAGAGAAAAGCATGAGTCCCCGGCGGCCATATGAGAAGCGAGACACTCTGAAACAGTTCCTGGACCACGACCGCAAAGTCCTCCGTTTCTTTTGCTTCTGGGACGACAGCAAGGTCATCTTCGGAGAGCTTCGAGAACTGGTGCTGCACTACTTCCTGGCCGATGACACCATAGAGATCAGGGAGGTGATCCCACCAAATTCTGGGAGAGTCTCCGTGTCAAAATTCCTCCGTCGAAGCAAACTACCCAAA CGTGTTTCAAACCAGTTGGTGCTACCAGGAGAGGTGACGAACCGCACCGTGCTCAACGTGTTGGCCTCCACCAGGCAAGGAGATCGCTACATGCTGGATAGTCTCAAA ACAGGAGCTATTCAGGAGGAGTTCTACAAGGACTTTGATCTGACGGTAGGCGGCGAGCTGAACGTGTGGGGCAGGAACGTGATCATCGCTGACTGTGATGACTTCACCAAAGACTACTACCGCTCCAAATATGGCATAG AAGACTTCACCCCGGTACAGTACAAAGCTGCCGTACCCCCCAAACCCCAGAGGCTTGTACCTCCGTATAACGGCTTTGGCTCAGAGGAGGACTCGCTAAGCTCCTGCCAGCGCCTGCTTCCCAAACCCCCACAGAAAGATCGCCACAAATTCATGGAGTATGATAG ACGTGGCCTTGAGAGCAATGTGCTGACATTCCATGCCAAGATGGTGACCACCAGTCATGTGGACAGCGAGAGGGAGTTCATCATCTCCTTCTACCTGAGCGACAACTCTATCAGCGTGTTTGAGCGCTCTCAAAAGAATTCAG GTGTACTTGGCGGCATGTTTCTGGCCAGGGGCCGCGTGAAGAAACCAGGACAGGAGTTGTTTAAGAGCGAGCCCTCAGAGTACTTCACAGCCCATGATCTGTATGTAGGAGCCGCCATCTGCCTCAACAACAGGCAGTTCCAACTCCTCGATGCTGATGAGTACACCTTCAAGTACTTTGAAAAACATGCCGAGCAG TTCCCCAAGGCCGATATAGGCATCATCCTGGGTAAATTACGATCAATTCCAGAGGAGAAGCAGCGGGAGCTCCGTAACTTTCTGGCTCTCGGCGACCCCGCCAACACCGGCTTTGTTGCCTTTGCATCCTTCAG GGACCTACTGATGGGTATGGACTGCGGTCTGACGGAGCATGAGGTTCTGGTGCTTGGCCGATCCTTCGCCGAGCACAAGCAGTCTGAGGTGGATGTGGGCCTGATGCTGGCCGTGGCCCAGGACTTCCTCAGGAAGAAGGACTTTGACCAGCTGCCCGACATGGCCCGAGTGTTCGAACACAGCGACCCAAACAA AACAGGCCGCATCTCCCTTAAAGGGGTGACGGCCATCTGCAAGACCTTCCAGCTTCCTGTGTCTGACAACCTGCTCACATGTCTGCTCCACAA GTTTGCAGACGGCGACCAGATCGACTACACTGCCTTACTGGCTGGTATCAACTGGCTGGAGGACCCTGCTCCCCCAGTGACGCCTGACGACACTTTAAAG TTCGACGTGAAAATGCGCAGTGATGCCCGCGGAGTAAAAAACCTCCATTACTTCTCCCTGCTGCAGGACCTCTTCCCCGGCGTCTCCAACACGGCTGACCCGGAGAGCGCCGCGTCAGCGTAG